DNA from Bordetella genomosp. 13:
CGGTCGCGGTTGGCCCAGGCGGGATCGGCGGGGTTGTGGCGCAGGTTTCGGGTCCAGAGCGCCTGCGCGATTTCAGCCATGCCCATGGGCGCCCCGGGATGCCCGGAATTGGCTTGCTGCACGGCGTCCATCGCGAGTACGCGAAGGGCGTCGGCCAAGGGGTTGGGGGCGGAGGAAAGACTCATTCGACGGGCTCTTGATCGAAGCGGGTTGAACGCAGCGGCTGGCGCCAGGCGCAGGCCTGCAAAAGCTCAAGATTTTAGCACCCGGGCGCGGACGGCCCGGCCGGACCGCGGGACGCGCCCCGCGCACGGCAAAATGGTAGGCTTGCCCGCCACGACCCCCTGTCCCGCATTCCGCCCATGTCCCTTCCCCGCTTCTTCTGCGACGTTCCGCTGGCCTCCGGCGCGCTGCTGCCGCTGCCCGAAGCGCTGGCCCATCACGCGGTACGCGTGCTGCGGCTGCGCGACGGCGACGGACTGGTGCTGTTCGACGGAACGGGCGGCGAATACCCCGCGGTACTGCATGTCGACGGGCGCCAGGCCAGCGCGCAGCTGGGCGAGTTGCTGCCGCGCGAGGCGGAGCTGAAAGGCGGCATCACGCTGGTGCAGGGCCTGCCCAGCGGCGACAAAATGGACTGGGTGGTCGAGAAGGCCGTGGAGCTGGGCGCGGGGCGCGTCGCGCCCATCAGCGCACAGCGCAGCGTGGTGCAGCTGGCCGGCGCGCGGGCCGACAAGCGGCTGGCGCACTGGCGACGCATCGCGCAGTCCGCCGCGGAACAATGCGGGCGCAACCGTCTGATGCAGGTGGACACGCCCTGCGCCCTGGCCGAATGGCTGCGCCAGCCGCCGCAGGGCTTGCGCCTGCTGTGCCATCCCGAGGCCGCCGACACGCTGGCCACGGCCCTGTCCGTACGGCCGGCGCCGGCGCATCTGGAATTGCTGGTAGGCCCCGAGGGGGGATGGTCGGACGCCGAGCTTCAGGCCGCGCGGCAGGCCGGCGTACAGGCGGTGCGCTTCGGTCCGCGGGTGTTGCGCACCGAGACCGCGGGCCTGGCGCTGATCGCCGCCGCCACGGCCCTGCTCGGTTGGTAGCTCAATGATTGAGGCGTCGTCGGCGGCTCAGGCCTCGCCGTAGGGCGCCGCGGCCACGCCGGGCTCGGGATCGGGATGGCGTCCCGCATGCTCGACCACATAGCAGAACAGGCGCCCGTTCTCGCGCGCGAATTCCGCCGCGTCGGCGCACACGCCCTCGATGCTGGCGGCATCTTCGGCCAGGGCGGGGTCGCCCGAATGCAGCCGATACAGCCACAGCACCACGCCTTCCTTGTGATCGAGCACGGTGTCGCACAGACAGTCGTAGAGGGCATCGAGGTTGCCGCCGAAATACTCGGGAAAATCCACCGCCTTGGCGATGGCCCGCAGCACGGCCGAGCGGCTGCGCGCGCGGTCGCAGTCAGCCACCTGCAGCGTCATGCCGAGCTCTTGCGCGGCATCGACCATGGCCTGTTTTTCGACGCCATCGTGGTCGATGGCACCACCACGTCGCAACTGGCGCAGCAGAGTAGATTGGCCATTCCGCGTCATGCCCGGGCCTCCTCGAAAAACCTGGCGACTTCATCAATACGCCGCATCGTATCGGCATAACCCAGTTCGATCAATCGCCGTGTGTATCCAGCTTCGAACAGCAGGTAGGACATCAATGCGCCGCCCCCTGGACTGTCCGGTTCGGACGATACGCCGAGCACGCGGAAAAGCGTGCGCGCCTCCGACGGCAGGTCATCGAGGTGGTCCAGCGCGAGCTGATCCAGCGAGCAACTCGGCGTGAGCGTCAGCACGTCCACGCGCCGCGTGGCGGACCCGTTGGGCAGCATGGCATGCTCCAGCAGCGCGTTGGTACGTTCCAGGCGTTCCACGTCCACGGCAAGGCTGTCCAGGAAGATGCTGGACATGGCATGCCCCGCCACCTGCGCCAGCGAGGGATACGGCGGTTCGTCGGTGCGATCTTCGGGATGCGTATCGTCGCGGTAGCCGGTGCCGATCACCAGCACGCGGTCGGCGCCCAGATGGATGGCGGGACTGATGGGCGCCAGCTGGCGCATCGAGCCGTCGCCGCACCACTCGACCTGGCCGTGCACCCGCACCGCACGGGCGGGGAACACGAACGGAATCGCCGAGGAGGCCATCAAATGATCGACGGTGATGGGCGTGGGCACGGCCCGGCGCAGGAAGCGATGCCACGGCTCGATGGGCCGGCCGGCCTGGTAGAACGTCAGATGCTCGCCGCTGGTGTAGCCCGATGCGGTGACGGCCAGCGCCGATACGAAGCCGCGCTGAAGATTGACCTGCAGCCGATGCAGGTTCACCACGCGCGTCAGCAGTTCGGCCAACGGCGTATTGTCCAGCAGCGACCTGGGGCGCTTGGCGGCCTTGCCGGACATCATCCAGCCCAGCGACAGCAGCCCCAGCCAGCGCACGCCGGTGCGCGCCAGGCTGGAGGCGTCGGCGCGATAGACCATCGAAGTCTCCAGCGTCTCCCACAGGCGCCGCATGCGCCGCACCGCCCGCTGCGGCGTGTGCGCGCGGCACGCCAGCGCCGCGGCGTTGATGGCGCCGGCCGACGTGCCGCAGATGATGGGGAAAGGATTGACGAAGCCCGGCCGCTGCTCCGGATCCAGGATATCGAAAATGGCGGCCAGCACGCCGACCTGGTAGGCGGCGCGCGCGCCGCCCCCTGTCAGCACCAGGCCGGTCGACCTGGACGAGGGCCGCTGCAGGACCGGCAAGCCGGATGTCACGTCCTTAGCGCGGCGTGTTGGCGTCGACGACCGTCAAGGCGGTCATGTTGATGATGCGACGCACGGTGGCGCTGGAGGTCAGGATGCTGACCGGCGCGCGGGCGCCCAGCAGGAAGGGGCCGACGGCCACGTTGCCGCCGGCCGCGGTCTTCAGCAGGTTGTACGCGATGTTGCCCGAATCGACGTTGGGGCACACCAGCAGGTTGGCCTCGCCCTTGAGCGTGGACGACGGCAGGATGCGCAGGCGCAGCGCCT
Protein-coding regions in this window:
- a CDS encoding patatin-like phospholipase family protein; amino-acid sequence: MTGGGARAAYQVGVLAAIFDILDPEQRPGFVNPFPIICGTSAGAINAAALACRAHTPQRAVRRMRRLWETLETSMVYRADASSLARTGVRWLGLLSLGWMMSGKAAKRPRSLLDNTPLAELLTRVVNLHRLQVNLQRGFVSALAVTASGYTSGEHLTFYQAGRPIEPWHRFLRRAVPTPITVDHLMASSAIPFVFPARAVRVHGQVEWCGDGSMRQLAPISPAIHLGADRVLVIGTGYRDDTHPEDRTDEPPYPSLAQVAGHAMSSIFLDSLAVDVERLERTNALLEHAMLPNGSATRRVDVLTLTPSCSLDQLALDHLDDLPSEARTLFRVLGVSSEPDSPGGGALMSYLLFEAGYTRRLIELGYADTMRRIDEVARFFEEARA
- a CDS encoding barstar family protein, with translation MTRNGQSTLLRQLRRGGAIDHDGVEKQAMVDAAQELGMTLQVADCDRARSRSAVLRAIAKAVDFPEYFGGNLDALYDCLCDTVLDHKEGVVLWLYRLHSGDPALAEDAASIEGVCADAAEFARENGRLFCYVVEHAGRHPDPEPGVAAAPYGEA
- a CDS encoding 16S rRNA (uracil(1498)-N(3))-methyltransferase; this translates as MSLPRFFCDVPLASGALLPLPEALAHHAVRVLRLRDGDGLVLFDGTGGEYPAVLHVDGRQASAQLGELLPREAELKGGITLVQGLPSGDKMDWVVEKAVELGAGRVAPISAQRSVVQLAGARADKRLAHWRRIAQSAAEQCGRNRLMQVDTPCALAEWLRQPPQGLRLLCHPEAADTLATALSVRPAPAHLELLVGPEGGWSDAELQAARQAGVQAVRFGPRVLRTETAGLALIAAATALLGW